A stretch of Lathyrus oleraceus cultivar Zhongwan6 chromosome 6, CAAS_Psat_ZW6_1.0, whole genome shotgun sequence DNA encodes these proteins:
- the LOC127096285 gene encoding uncharacterized protein LOC127096285 translates to MKSIIRDRDKAVTYNVNWNADNQLIGSNAAKLASYIGTLVRMHIPITATRWSNKELGSAKDKIWTEILRSFNIEDTTIRKKYILQLAGKRHRGWRTFLTNKYLKDKENFFVEYDPEYPVKYAIFITEEEWVAFVAQRRDENFKKVSATNRERASNPTYAYKKGRLGYARLEEKILDETKSDATSLPPHVLWKEARVGKDGTVRDDVQHIYDECADFDVDFDISGLGLVDLDEEKTRIVGNEDQKVVVAGMALYALLTAHFQPLEGWDQQAF, encoded by the exons ATGAAGAGTATCATTCGTGATAGAGATAAAGCAGTAACATATAATGTAAATTGGAATGCTGATAACCAACTAATTGGGTCTAATGCTGCAAAGTTGGCAAGCTACATTGGTACACTTGTTCGTATGCACATTCCAATCACTGCTACAAGATGGAGTAATAAAGAGTTGGGTAGCGCTAAAGATAAGATTTGGACTGAGATACTG AGGTCTTTTAACATTGAAGATACAACTATCCGAAAAAAGTATATActtcaattggccggaaaaagacaCAGAGGGTGGAGAACGTTTTTAACAAACAAGTATCTTAAGGACAAAGAAAATTTTTTTGTTGAATATGATCCGGAATATCCAGTGAAGTATGCGATCTTCATTACAGAAGAAGAATGGGTTGCTTTTGTAGCCCAAAGAAGAGACGAAAATTTCAAGAAAGTGAGTGCCACAAATCGCGAGAGAGCGTCAAATCCCACgtatgcatacaaaaaagggcgtTTGGGATATGCACGCTTAGAGGAAAAAATT TTAGACGAGAcgaaaagtgacgcaacatcaCTTCCGCCACATGTTTTGTGGAAAGAAGCTCGTGTGGGAAAGGATGGAACTGTTAGGGATGACGTTCAACATATTTATGATGAATGT GCtgattttgatgttgattttgatatCTCGGGCCTTGGTCTCGTTGATTTGGATGAGGAGAAAACCAGGATTGTTGGTAATGAAGACCAAAAGGTAGTGGTTGCTGGTATGGCACTTTATGCATTGCTAACTGCTCATTTTCAgccacttgaaggttgggatcaacaagctttttga